In one Arachis duranensis cultivar V14167 chromosome 9, aradu.V14167.gnm2.J7QH, whole genome shotgun sequence genomic region, the following are encoded:
- the LOC107467836 gene encoding pentatricopeptide repeat-containing protein At3g26540-like → MGVSAASILNHLLQAKNLKPQPRSTATNTTKAAITTILSHVNAGHICKAASVLFAFPAPFPYSLYAHLFQHCTSPRAVVGLRKAESHLLTFSPTPPIFLLNRAIEAYGRCDSLRDARELFDEMPQPDGGSWNALINAYSQRGFSDEVFKLFLKMNRCGVYPNQITLAGVLGSCAVASEIVLAKQAHGIVVKFGFCRNVILGSSLVNIYGKCGIMVDARRMFQEIPSPNAVTWNIIVRRYLDAGDAREAIVLFSRMFLVKVRPLHFTFSAALVACASISRLEEGMQIHGVVVKLGLHEDNVVSSSLINMYMKCGKLEDGHEIFDQIGSKDLVSWTSIVNGYAMCGKTWEARKIFDEMPERNVISWNAMLAGYARFCDLHEALDFIYLMLGKIKDVDHVTLSLMLNVSAGLSDHEMGKQIHGYIYRHGFHSNLSAGNALLDMYGKCGNLNSATVWFNQMSNRRDWVSWNALLASYDNHQLSEQALTKFLEMQWETKPTKYTFGTLLAACANSFSLNFGKQIHGFIIRHGFEMDIIIRTALVHMYSRCRCLEYAIEVLKGAISRDVVIWNTMILGCCHNDRGKEALELFQLMEAEGINPDQVTFQGILLACVEEGFVDVGTDCFRSMSNEYYVLPRLEHYDCMIELYSRHGYMDELENFLKTMPIEPTLSMLRRAFEASQKNRYSRLGEWITHKLNEFEH, encoded by the coding sequence ATGGGTGTAAGTGCCGCTTCCATACTCAACCACCTCCTCCAAGCAAAGAACCTCAAGCCTCAACCACGCTCCACCGCAACCAACACCACCAAGGCGGCCATCACAACCATCCTCTCCCACGTCAACGCCGGTCACATCTGTAAAGCCGCCTCCGTCCTCTTCGCATTCCCGGCGCCCTTCCCATACTCCCTCTACGCCCATCTCTTCCAACACTGCACCTCCCCACGCGCAGTCGTTGGCCTCCGCAAGGCCGAGTCCCACCTCCTCACCTTCTCCCCCACCCCACCCATCTTCCTTCTCAACCGCGCAATTGAGGCTTATGGAAGATGTGACTCTCTTCGGGATGCACGTGAATTGTTCGATGAAATGCCGCAGCCAGACGGTGGCTCTTGGAATGCGCTCATCAACGCTTATTCCCAGAGAGGTTTCTCGGATGAGGTTTTCAAGCTGTTTTTGAAGATGAATAGGTGCGGTGTTTATCCCAATCAGATAACTTTGGCTGGTGTTCTTGGGTCGTGTGCTGTGGCTTCTGAGATTGTTTTGGCCAAGCAGGCTCATGGGATTGTTGTGAAATTTGGGTTTTGTCGCAATGTGATTCTCGGGAGTTCCCTTGTTAATATCTATGGAAAATGTGGGATCATGGTTGATGCTCGTAGAATGTTTCAAGAGATTCCAAGTCCCAATGCTGTCACTTGGAATATCATTGTGAGGAGGTATCTTGATGCCGGCGATGCGAGGGAGGCCATTGTCTTGTTTTCGCGGATGTTTTTGGTGAAGGTTCGACCATTGCATTTCACATTTTCAGCTGCTCTTGTTGCTTGTGCGAGTATCTCTCGGCTGGAAGAGGGGATGCAGATACATGGGGTGGTTGTGAAGTTAGGTCTTCACGAGGATAATGTTGTTTCAAGCTCACTTATTAACATGTATATGAAGTGTGGTAAGCTTGAGGATGGCCATGAGATTTTTGATCAGATTGGTTCCAAAGATTTGGTGTCTTGGACCTCGATTGTAAATGGATATGCAATGTGTGGGAAAACATGGGAAGCAAGAAAGATTTTTGATGAGATGCCAGAGCGAAATGTGATCTCATGGAATGCAATGTTGGCTGGGTATGCTAGATTTTGTGATTTGCACGAAGCGTTAGACTTTATATATCTGATGCTTGGTAAAATTAAAGATGTCGATCATGTAACACTTAGTCTGATGTTAAATGTCTCTGCAGGTCTTTCAGATCACGAGATGGGTAAACAAATACATGGTTATATATATCGACATGGTTTCCACTCAAACCTGAGTGCCGGCAATGCTCTTCTTGATATGTATGGTAAATGTGGGAACTTGAACAGTGCCACAGTTTGGTTTAACCAGATGAGTAATCGGCGTGACTGGGTTTCTTGGAATGCTTTGTTGGCTAGCTATGATAATCATCAGTTGAGTGAACAAGCACTAACAAAATTTTTGGAGATGCAGTGGGAGACAAAACCAACAAAGTATACCTTTGGAACCCTCTTGGCAGCATGTGCAAATAGTTTTTCTCTTAACTTTGGAAAACAGATTCATGGATTCATCATTAGACATGGATTTGAAATGGATATTATAATCAGAACTGCTTTGGTCCACATGTATTCTCGATGTCGATGCCTTGAGTATGCTATCGAGGTTCTCAAGGGAGCGATTTCCAGAGATGTAGTCATTTGGAATACCATGATTTTGGGATGTTGCCACAATGATAGGGGTAAAGAGGCACTTGAACTTTTTCAACTGATGGAAGCAGAAGGCATCAATCCAGACCAAGTGACGTTTCAGGGGATTCTGCTGGCTTGTGTTGAAGAAGGCTTTGTTGATGTAGGTACTGACTGCTTTAGATCAATGAGCAATGAATACTATGTCCTGCCCCGGCTGGAGCACTATGATTGCATGATTGAACTATATAGTCGACATGGGTATATGGATGAGCTAGAGAACTTTCTCAAAACAATGCCAATAGAGCCCACTCTTTCAATGTTGAGAAGGGCCTTTGAAGCATCTCAGAAAAATAGGTACTCAAGACTAGGAGAATGGATTACACATAAACTTAATGAATTTGAACACTAA